Proteins found in one Micropterus dolomieu isolate WLL.071019.BEF.003 ecotype Adirondacks linkage group LG12, ASM2129224v1, whole genome shotgun sequence genomic segment:
- the LOC123980124 gene encoding ubiquitin carboxyl-terminal hydrolase 7-like gives MNHGLVEMFREKLDRLTISDYHGLKSPGLTCYLNSILQVLFMTEDFREAVKGCCSKDSTTIDPSLGKLFADLQKKMAKTHQVIKKLEITNVYEQRDAAEYFEKILWRTSPDASKIFKGEVSHKTTCLRCKDTHDSRSSFWFLPLAVDNSCHQTYSVEKGLKAFFKGEKVCGDNKMYCTRCNTKQDADFGCEITQNPRILTLLLQRFSFDYKYRCYVKLHCKVDVPQTLHMENCKYDLYALVNHFGNLIGGHYTAQIKSFENKEWYHFNDDIVAGVKQPLFGSGDKSLRSSTAYLLMYRKDNRHSEAEAEGSHDKAERRKPSYHQPKDEDLNGGENVNHLNCDVVLEKPTDCPVGLGNQLKQRPTSVRPRKGVLLQTDPVADGNIYQPGLQIQKSSFAKLQTDGGQKSHEPNRYQLETNSKKHMCHRISKGSPIACVATHNADCMSEQNQKSLNKRLNEPTWESTNNIVAKTGIKTKSVTDSSITTNSVNPAEPKAVKNKREVEGMGFKQSREAGVGANILDSDVKANYVSSNGYSSSSHPYLTAHGSKLSMNAHTGCNYSQNLCTKSKREKEKMQHVVTADSSRKLETKKTVTKRENTASSGAKRNAAKGGNKIWR, from the exons ATGAATCATGGCCTTGTGGAAATGTTCAGAGAGAAGTTAGACCGCCTCACCATCTCAG ATTACCATGGCTTGAAAAGTCCAGGTCTTACATGCTATTTAAACAGCATTCTTCAGGTGCTTTTCATGACCGAAGACTTCCGGGAGGCTGTGAAAGG ATGCTGCAGTAAAGATTCAACAACCATTGACCCTTCCCTGGGGAAACTGTTTGCCgatttacagaaaaaaatggcCAAAACACATCAAGTTATAAAAAAACTGGAGATCACAAACG TATATGAGCAACGTGATGCTGCTGAATATTTTGAGAAGATCCTATGGCGGACCAGTCCAGACGCATCCAAG ATATTCAAGGGGGAGGTGAGTCACAAGACCACGTGCCTCAGGTGCAAAGACACACACGATTCCAGGAGCTCTTTTTGGTTTCTGCCACTTGCAGTGGACAATTCGTGTCATCAAACTTACAGTGTG GAGAAAGGGTTGAAGGCATTCTTTAAGGGAGAAAAAGTCTGTGGGGATAACAAGATGTACTGCACCCGGTGTAATACAAAGCAAGATGCAGACTTT GGATGTGAGATAACACAAAATCCAAGGATTTTGACCCTCCTGCTGCAGAGATTCAGTTTTGACTACAAATACAGGTGTTACGTCAAGCTTCACTGCAAAGTGGATGTCCCCCAAACTTTACACATGGag AATTGCAAATATGACCTCTACGCTTTAGTTAACCACTTTGGTAATCTAATAGGAGGTCATTATACTGCACAGATCAAATCTTTTGAAAATAAGGAGTGGTATCACTTCAATGATGACATCGTTGCAGGG GTCAAACAGCCACTATTTGGGTCTGGAGACAAATCTTTGAGGTCTTCTACAGCTTACCTCCTCATGTACAGGAAGG ataACAGACATTCAGAAGCTGAGGCTGAAGGAAGTCATGACAAAGCAGAGAGAAGAAAGCCAAGTTATCATCAACCGAAGGATGAAGACTTAAATGGAGGAGAAAACGTGAATCACTTGAATTGTGATGTGGTTTTAGAGAAACCGACAGACTGTCCAGTTGGACTGGGAAATCAATTAAAACAGAGACCCACGAGTGTGCGGCCACGCAAAGGGGTGTTGCTTCAAACAGACCCTGTAGCAGATGGAAACATTTACCAACCAGGTTTGCAAATACAGAAGTCAAGTTTTGCAAAGCTGCAAACAGATGGAGGACAAAAAAGTCATGAGCCAAACAGATATCAGCTTGAGACAAACTCAAAGAAACACATGTGTCATCGCATCAGTAAAGGGAGCCCCATAGCATGTGTTGCAACacataatgcagactgtatgtCAGAGCAAAACCAGAAATCCCTAAACAAAAGACTGAATGAGCCTACCTGGGAATCAACAAACAATATTGTTGCAAAGActggaataaaaacaaaaagtgtaacTGATAGTAGCATTACAACAAATAGTGTCAACCCTGCAGAACCTAAAgctgtgaaaaacaaaagggAGGTAGAAGGAATGGGTTttaaacagagcagagaggcaggTGTCGGTGCAAATATACTTGATTCTGATGTAAAGGCAAATTATGTGTCCTCCAATGGCTATTCTTCATCTTCACATCCATACTTGACAGCACACGGGAGTAAATTAAGCATGAATGCACATACTGGGTGTAACTATTCACAAAACCTATGCACAAAatcaaagagagaaaaggagaaaatgcAGCATGTTGTGACCGCAGACAGTAGCCGCAAACTGGAGACCAAAAAAACtgtgacaaagagagaaaatactGCAAGTTCTGGAGCGAAACGAAATGCTGCAAAGGGCGGGAACAAAATATGGAGGTGA
- the LOC123980137 gene encoding E3 ubiquitin-protein ligase RNF19B-like isoform X1 — MSIQGQEQVEKKYDPLDTTLKFVKGRDDLDPVSSDDGSLRAEMSCGHAVTPDSLTLWCRSQLDEGHFKFRCPALVEDTKQCNKLWSYREVRRLADLSVEEMHHFEETIARLAAAEYCEFQPCPQCKTSMERKDLSNLCVQCTICTADQKKAYQFCWQCQKEWKGQGPRSDRCDNDGCCNRDLQILHTCKTISLPEVKGVTDCPSVRACPTCGMKVEHSQQYCKNINCPRCHVEFCFVCLKPKRECSTTSSPYEICPSGVAPRQTSIPVWQRK, encoded by the exons ATGAGCATTCAGGGACAGGAACAGGTGGAGAAGAAATACGACCCCCTAGATACGACCCTGAAGTTTGTCAAAGGGAGGGACGACTTGGATCCAGTGT CCTCAGACGACGGCAGTCTCAGAGCAGAGATGTCCTGCGGCCACGCTGTCACTCCTGACTCTCTAACACTGTGGTGTCGCAGCCAACTGGATGAG GGTCATTTTAAATTCAGATGCCCTGCACTGGTGGAGGATACCAAACAGTGCAATAAACTGTGGTCGTACCGAGAGGTGCGCAGACTGGCTGATTTGTCTGTAGAGGAAATGCATCACTTTGAAGAGACCATTGCCCGCCTGGCTGCTGCAGAATACTGTGAATTTCAGCCA TGTCCACAGTGCAAAACAAGTATGGAGAGGAAGGATCTCTCCAACCTGTGTGTCCAGTGCACCATATGCACAGCTGATCAGAAGAAGGCCTACCAGTTCTGCTGGCAGTGTCAGAAGGAATGGAAAGGTCAAGGCCCTCGATCTGACCGCTGCGACAATGACGGCTGCTGCAACAGGGACCTGCAAATTCTGCACACATGTAAGACCATCAGTTTGCCCGAGGTGAAGGGGGTCACCGACTGCCCCTCTGTCCGAGCCTGTCCTACATGCGGCATGAAGGTGGAGCATAGTCAACAATACTGCAAAAATATCAACTGCCCTCGCTGCCACGtggagttttgttttgtctgcctGAAACCAAAGCGTGAATGTTCCACGACCAGTTCACCATATGAAATCTGTCCTAGTGGTGTGGCTCCTAGACAGACCTCTATACCTGTGTggcagagaaaatga
- the LOC123980137 gene encoding E3 ubiquitin-protein ligase RNF19B-like isoform X2, which yields MSCGHAVTPDSLTLWCRSQLDEGHFKFRCPALVEDTKQCNKLWSYREVRRLADLSVEEMHHFEETIARLAAAEYCEFQPCPQCKTSMERKDLSNLCVQCTICTADQKKAYQFCWQCQKEWKGQGPRSDRCDNDGCCNRDLQILHTCKTISLPEVKGVTDCPSVRACPTCGMKVEHSQQYCKNINCPRCHVEFCFVCLKPKRECSTTSSPYEICPSGVAPRQTSIPVWQRK from the exons ATGTCCTGCGGCCACGCTGTCACTCCTGACTCTCTAACACTGTGGTGTCGCAGCCAACTGGATGAG GGTCATTTTAAATTCAGATGCCCTGCACTGGTGGAGGATACCAAACAGTGCAATAAACTGTGGTCGTACCGAGAGGTGCGCAGACTGGCTGATTTGTCTGTAGAGGAAATGCATCACTTTGAAGAGACCATTGCCCGCCTGGCTGCTGCAGAATACTGTGAATTTCAGCCA TGTCCACAGTGCAAAACAAGTATGGAGAGGAAGGATCTCTCCAACCTGTGTGTCCAGTGCACCATATGCACAGCTGATCAGAAGAAGGCCTACCAGTTCTGCTGGCAGTGTCAGAAGGAATGGAAAGGTCAAGGCCCTCGATCTGACCGCTGCGACAATGACGGCTGCTGCAACAGGGACCTGCAAATTCTGCACACATGTAAGACCATCAGTTTGCCCGAGGTGAAGGGGGTCACCGACTGCCCCTCTGTCCGAGCCTGTCCTACATGCGGCATGAAGGTGGAGCATAGTCAACAATACTGCAAAAATATCAACTGCCCTCGCTGCCACGtggagttttgttttgtctgcctGAAACCAAAGCGTGAATGTTCCACGACCAGTTCACCATATGAAATCTGTCCTAGTGGTGTGGCTCCTAGACAGACCTCTATACCTGTGTggcagagaaaatga
- the LOC123980133 gene encoding E3 ubiquitin-protein ligase RNF144A-like codes for MDSSVTSEQRNNSRQQISNMTQQEKCYDPRDRTLTFVNGEDDLDFLCDDFKSLRAKMSCGHAVTPMSLTNWCRRLLDKGEYRFVCGKPDCDIEWPYEEVCKMALLTKEEMKYFEKKMFRNTAKDYLNVKFCPGCKSCVVRADFSDLGVECTKCTAAKRRPFRFCWQCLREWKGPAPRSDRCENDGCVNEPLETLRNCPDIVFESVKGVTGCPCIRACPTCGFLVEHNRTQCKTIVCSRCKVKFCFVCLQFTEECLKRNAYKLCPTGVAPRQTSIPVWQKKLFYNVNHHN; via the exons ATGGACAGCAGTGTAACAAGTGAACAGAGAAATAACTCCAGACAACAGATAAGCAATATGACACAACAGGAGAAGTGTTACGACCCTCGAGACAGAACACTTACATTTGTCAATGGAGAGGATGACTTAGACT TTTTGTGCGATGACTTCAAGTCTCTCAGAGCAAAGATGTCCTGTGGTCATGCTGTCACTCCGATGTCTCTCACCAACTGGTGTCGCAGGTTGCTGGATAAG GGTGAGTACAGATTTGTTTGTGGCAAACCTGACTGTGATATTGAGTGGCCATATGAGGAGGTTTGTAAAATGGCTCTTCTAACCAAAGAAGAAATGAAGTactttgaaaagaaaatgttccGTAACACTGCCAAGGATTACTTGAATGTCAAATTT TGTCCTGGCTGCAAGTCTTGTGTGGTGAGGGCTGATTTCAGTGATCTGGGTGTCGAGTGCACAAAGTGCACAGCTGCCAAAAGAAGACCTTTCAGATTCTGCTGGCAGTGTTTGAGGGAATGGAAAGGTCCGGCTCCACGTTCAGACCGCTGTGAAAATGATGGCTGCGTCAATGAGCCATTAGAAACACTGAGAAACTGTCCAGATATCGTCTTTGAGTCTGTGAAGGGCGTCACTGGCTGTCCCTGCATCCGTGCCTGTCCCACCTGTGGTTTTCTGGTGGAGCATAACAGAACTCAGTGTAAAACCATCGTCTGTTCTCGCTGTAAGGTGAAGTTCTGCTTTGTTTGTCTGCAGTTCACTGAAGAGTGCCTGAAGCGCAACGCATACAAACTTTGCCCCACTGGTGTTGCACCGAGACAGACCTCGATACCTGTGTGGcagaaaaagttattttataatGTCAATCATCATAACTGA